The following proteins are co-located in the Primulina tabacum isolate GXHZ01 chromosome 11, ASM2559414v2, whole genome shotgun sequence genome:
- the LOC142519593 gene encoding U11/U12 small nuclear ribonucleoprotein 35 kDa protein-like, whose product MTTSLCSDQPYLSYLFAVTGASRGYGFVEFETEKEKHRAYKDAHHSVIDDSDIIVDYNRQHLMPGWIPRRFGGGLGGKKELGQIRFGGRERPFCALLKSTYYRLCQFATVAGKSSSDCEEIYSTILISSDWNTASLLFSGGCYIEGGIP is encoded by the exons ATGACGACAAGCCTTTGCTCG GATCAACCTTACCTCAGTTATTTGTTCGCAGTGACTGGAGCCTCGCGTGGTTATGGGTTTGTTGAGTTTGAGACAGAGAAGGAGAAGCATCGTGCGTACAAG GATGCTCATCATTCTGTTATCGACGATTCTGATATCATAGTTGATTACAACAGGCAGCATTTGATGCCTGGTTGGATTCCAAGAAGATTTG GAGGTGGTCTTGGTGGCAAGAAAGAATTGGGACAAATTCGTTTTGGGGGACGAGAAAGACCGTTCTGTGCTCTGCT aaaatcaaccTATTATAGACTATGCCAATTTGCTACCGTAGCAGGAAAATCATCGAGCGATTGTGAGGAAATTTACTCGACGATACTGATATCCTCTGATTGGAATACGGCGAGCCTGCTTTTCAGTGGTGGCTGCTATATAGAAGGTGGGATCCCGTAA
- the LOC142517794 gene encoding uncharacterized protein LOC142517794: MNDHMRSLMAHASSPPDDDGDDDGWEFQDAHSEPKTVDLSNKADFTPRDVSAMNALSPGSVSSSNEIHNLFEPAKESIDLFAASTRFVDTFAVSTAEVISAQPSKVSNYDSNIKENDTEDLLNPSQDVESSDFDEDFGEFTAASAETKPEQRKDTNLNFHRSALPMSIFGNEEPENDDFLDAQDAFVHQSNSESDNHTSKSVISTNDLISSLYNQTEKTYSLNTTQEPITVGLNLSSSTTSSNLGNPNGGDHFDDTSWDFKDVFSERSGDSEASLYNFGDARLRTSFKMKLNNHLDFYYKLKEVLCFVSKDHIKHLKQSISRQ, encoded by the exons ATGAATGATCATATGCGAAGTTTGATGGCTCACGCTTCTTCTCCGCCTGATGATGATGGTGATGATGATGGATGGGAATTTCAAGATGCACATTCAGAACCCAAGACTGTAGATTTGAGTAATAAG GCTGACTTCACTCCACGTGATGTTTCTGCAATGAATGCACTCTCACCTGGAAGTGTGAGTAGCTCAAATGAAATACACAATTTGTTTGAGCCTGCGAAGGAATCTATAGACCTATTTGCAGCGTCAACCAGATTTGTAGACACTTTTGCCGTATCAACTGCTGAGGTAATCAGTGCACAGCCAAGCAAAGTGAGCAACTATGATTCAAACATCAAAGAAAATGATACAGAAGATTTATTGAATCCTAGTCAAGATGTTGAAAGTTCTGATTTTGATGAAGATTTTGGAGAGTTTACTGCTGCCTCTGCAGAAACTAAGCCAGAGCAG AGGAAGGATACAAACTTAAACTTTCACAGAAGTGCGCTCCCCATGTCTATTTTTGGCAATGAAGAGCCTGAAAACGATGATTTTCTAGATGCTCAAGATGCTTTTGTGCACCAGTCTAATTCTGAGAGCGATAATCATACTTCTAAATCAGTTATTTCTACCAATGATCTGATATCAAGTTTATACAACCAAACTGAGAAGACTTATTCTTTAAACACTACCCAAGAACCAATCACAGTTGGGTTGAACCTCTCCAGTTCAACGACCAGCTCTAACCTAGGGAATCCGAATGGTGGTGATCATTTTGATGATACTTCTTGGGATTTTAAGGATGTGTTCTCAGAGAGGAGCGGGGACAGCGAGGCATCTCTCTATAACTTTGGGGATGCACGTCTACGAACTTCTTTCAAGATGAAGCTGAACAATCATTtggatttttattataaattaaagGAAGTGTTATGCTTTGTTTCTAAAGACCATATCAAACACCTAAAG CAATCAATCTCCAGGCAATGA